The DNA segment ACATCGCTAATACCGTGATCACTTTCGAAGAAGAATTGGTCACAAGTGATGATATTGCCAGCCGAATCAAAGCAACACAGGCTGCAGGTCTACCTTGGCTCGTGGCAGAAGACAATAAAAAAGTGCTTGGTTATGCTTATGCAAGCCCTTGGAAAAGTCGCAGTGCCTATCAATTTAGTGTCGAAACATCGGTTTATCTTGCTCCTGATGCTTCACGAAAAGGCTGGGGAAGCCAACTTTACCAAGCCTTATTTATACAATTAAAAGCCACCGAAGTACGAACCGTCATTGGCGGCATTGCTCTACCTAATCCCGCAAGTATCGCTTTGCATGAAAAACTTGGCATGCAAAAAAGTGCACATTTTAGTGAGGTGGGCTATAAATTTAACCAATGGGTCGATGTCGGTTATTGGCAGAAACGTTTAGTTTAAACCCAAATTAAAGTCGTTGAACAGCCCGATATAAACCATTAAAAATCGTTCAAGGCATAACTATTAATTAATAGTTATGCTCTAGACTCCATTTACGTAAAATTTTGTTTTCCACTTTAGGCTCAATTTGCATGATCGCCTTGTCTAGAATTTTACGTAACATGGCTTGGTCTTTACGTACCCCAAAACGATAACGGTTCACGTATTTGGTACGTCCTGAAACGGTTAAATTCTTTAGCCCCAGTTTAGCGATTTTATAACGCAGTACGAATAAGGATTCTATGGTCGCGACGATCTCACCGTTAGCCGTTTTCTGCAGTGCTTCATCCGTGTTATCGACTCGGCTAACAATCACTCTGGGATAGTTGTTACGGAGATATTCTTCATACACATAACCTTCAACGACAGCGACTGTTTTACCACGAAGAGACTTTAAATTACGGATCCCATGCACATTTTTCAAGGTTGCTAGTGCAGCCTCAGCTTCGACATAAGGCGCAGTAAAGATCAACCATTGCGAACGTCTTGGGGTTTGGTTAAGAAATGACAGTAGATCACAACCACCATTACGAGTGACATCTAAACTTTGTTGCCAAGTTTTGGTTTCTCTCACTTTAAATTCGACATCGAGCATCGCCGAAAACACCGCAATATAATCAGCAGCAATACCAATATAACCAAGTTTAGGATCCCACGCTTCATACGGCATCCAGTTAGGATCAATACAGAGTTTTATCGGGGCTCGATCAGAAAGGTAGTTACGCTCTTCAGCTGTAAGGCGTATTTTATCAATCTGGGCATGGGCAGATAGACTAATACTGGCTAAACTT comes from the Moritella yayanosii genome and includes:
- a CDS encoding arsinothricin resistance N-acetyltransferase ArsN1 family B; the encoded protein is MIRTATVQDAEAISLIYNHYIANTVITFEEELVTSDDIASRIKATQAAGLPWLVAEDNKKVLGYAYASPWKSRSAYQFSVETSVYLAPDASRKGWGSQLYQALFIQLKATEVRTVIGGIALPNPASIALHEKLGMQKSAHFSEVGYKFNQWVDVGYWQKRLV
- a CDS encoding transporter substrate-binding domain-containing protein; translation: MTKTSCIIALLCLLSLASISLSAHAQIDKIRLTAEERNYLSDRAPIKLCIDPNWMPYEAWDPKLGYIGIAADYIAVFSAMLDVEFKVRETKTWQQSLDVTRNGGCDLLSFLNQTPRRSQWLIFTAPYVEAEAALATLKNVHGIRNLKSLRGKTVAVVEGYVYEEYLRNNYPRVIVSRVDNTDEALQKTANGEIVATIESLFVLRYKIAKLGLKNLTVSGRTKYVNRYRFGVRKDQAMLRKILDKAIMQIEPKVENKILRKWSLEHNY